The following proteins are encoded in a genomic region of Leptolyngbya boryana PCC 6306:
- a CDS encoding non-ribosomal peptide synthetase: MSAKNIEDLYRLSPMQQGMLFHSLYAPESGVYVEQVSAELQGDLNIPAFEQAWQQVLDRHPILRSAFVWENVEKPLQVVGRQVHLPLMVHDWQKLTVADQQAKLEALRQAERMQGFELSKAPLMRLILIQQAAQQYHFLWSHHHLLLDGWSTSLVLQEVFVVYEATCQGQTLRLPKPRPYRDYIGWLQQQSLPEAETFWRQTLKGFTAPTPFGVDVDHSTSAIQVGEYHTSLASETTTALQSLARQHQLTLNTLVQGAWALLLSRYSGESDVVFGTTVSGRPTTLPGAEAMVGLFINTLPVRVQVQSDRSLLPWLQQFQSQQAEARQYEYTPLFQIQQWSEIPPNSPLFESLVVFENYPIDPNVEQGNADLIVSRVQVFEQTNYPLTVIVRPGAALEISLVYDRHRFDADTIARMAGHLQTLLEGMAATLDRSLWELPLLTAAEQHQLLVEWNHPQGTDLVTHSQTACLHHLFEAQVERTPNAIALVYEDQQLTYRELNDRANQLAHYLQSLGVTPDVLVGICLERSLEMVVALLAVLKAGGAYLPLDPSYPPERLAFMIEDAQVPVLLTMAGQQNQFSTPAAKVVDLDRDAAILSQQSIENPVGEVTPDHLAYVIYTSGSTGKPKGVLIHHANVVRLFAATQPWYHFNEQDVWTLFHSYAFDFSVWEIWGALLHGGRLVVVPYWTSRSPEAFYDLLCQERVTVLNQTPSAFRQLIQVEDSLRRPSTLCLRLVIFGGEALSYQSLQPWFERHGDRSPQLVNMYGITETTVHVTYHPLTMATLGETRSVIGKPIPDLQVYLLDHHHQPVPVGVPGEMYIGGAGLARGYLNRPELTAERFIPHPFDDAPNARLYKSGDLARYLPNGEIEYLGRIDHQVKLRGFRIELGEIEALLCQYPQVNQAVVIDREDVPGDQRLVAYIVPDSTLNDAQLIDLRHFLQTKLPDYMVPAAFVVLDALPLTVNGKLDRRALPVPNDSALASDDRTTAPRTPVEEMVMGIWAKVLGLNQVGLHDNFFELGGHSLLATQVTSQVRAVFQVELPLRCLFEAPTLSAFAREIEFAIGTDRSLQAPTIDRVSRSEPLPLSFAQQRLWFLQQLDPNDTSYTLPAAVRLQGRLNIAALAQSLSAIVQRHEILRSQFVTIAGQPTQVILPEATVPLIPIDLQSLSPSEQDAEVQRLALQATQQPFDLSQAPLLRSTLLQLAENDFVLLLTMHHIVSDGWSIGVFIQEMVQLYTAFAEEQASPLAALPIQYADFALWQRQWLQGEVLDAQLAYWKQQLAGDLPILELPSDRPRPAVQSFRGATRSFQLPRDLSTALQAFSQQQGATLFMTLLAAFKTLLYRYTQQADILVGSPIANRNRAELEGLMGCFVNTLVFRTNLSGNPSFQTVLKRVREVALGAYTHQDVPFEKLVDELQPDRDLSHHPLFQVMFVLQNAPMPALELPDLTLSTLDIDSGTASFDLTLSLMETPTGLSGSCEYNTDLFEPETIARMLEQFQTLLESMIANPKQSISDLQLLPESELHQLQDWGTGEIVSNASSPLCLHQLFEAQVEQTPDAIALQWNDQHLSYRELNDRANQLASHLQSLGVAPEVLVGICVDRAPEMVIGILGILKAGGAYVPIDPGYPQDRIAFMLEDAQVSILLTQAHLLDTLPACPATTICLDTLDTIAVPLALSSLASPTSLAYVIYTSGSTGKPKGVLVEHQAICNRLLWGQTVYQLNGRDRVLQKASFGFDVSIWEIFGALIAGATLVLAPADVPQDSAALVQFIAQHQITVVDFVPSLLQVFLQMEGLETACRSLRYITCGGEAVSAQLQAQCFARLPHVELHNLYGPTEAAIDATWEVCQPTDQQTVSIGRPIANTQIYLLDANLKPVPIGVPGELYIGGFGLARGYLNRPELTAERFIPNPFWGDRDQSSARLYKTGDLARWRSDGKIEFLGRIDHQVKIRGFRVELGEVEAALEQHPEIQQAIAVIREDAPNRKQLVAYVVATLPDAALGSLRSFLKNKLPDYMLPAAFVQLESLPLTPNGKVDRRHLPAPDRTHLATKTPLVTASHAIEQRLTEIWQQVLGVESIGIHDNFFELGGDSILSIQVVARANQEGLRMTPKQLFQHQTIAELAQVVDTEQAVQAEQDAVSGELPLTPIQHWFFEQALVNPHHYNQATLLEVPATLEGSQVQQIVQQLLIHHDALRLRFEQTELGIRQVNALPEETVPFVQVDLSAIPESEQAEAITQHCEELQASLDLTSGSLVRVALFKLGANKPGRLLILIHHLAVDGVSWRILLDDFQTAYAQLQQGQAIQLPAKTTSFQHWSQRLTDYGQSVAVQQELEYWLAAHQLPSFSLPIDDPKGINTIASANTITVTLTAAETQTLLKTVPAIYRTQINDLLLSALGQTFTQWTGHPLRVDLEGHGREQLFSDVDLSRTVGWFTSIFPVYLDLSNADGMEDALRTVKEQLRRIPNQGIGCGVLRYLAPAEIAAQLRDLPQAEVCFNYLGQFDTALDATTTFKLAKESSGAVHCPEGIRPYLLEIDGFIAAQQLHLEWSYSSAIHHPATIAQLAEGFIEALRSIIARCHSPEAGSYTPSDFEAAKISQKDFDKLLAKLSQTGRHSS, from the coding sequence ATGAGCGCCAAAAACATTGAAGACCTCTATCGTTTGTCTCCGATGCAGCAGGGAATGCTGTTCCATAGCCTCTATGCACCAGAATCAGGGGTGTATGTTGAGCAGGTCAGTGCTGAGTTACAGGGAGATCTGAATATTCCAGCCTTTGAGCAGGCATGGCAGCAAGTCCTCGATCGCCATCCGATTCTCCGCAGTGCTTTTGTTTGGGAGAACGTAGAAAAACCGCTGCAAGTAGTGGGACGGCAGGTCCATTTACCTCTGATGGTTCACGACTGGCAAAAGCTCACGGTGGCAGACCAGCAAGCCAAGCTGGAGGCATTGCGCCAAGCTGAGCGGATGCAGGGCTTTGAATTATCAAAGGCTCCACTGATGCGGTTGATCCTGATTCAACAAGCAGCGCAACAGTATCATTTTCTCTGGAGCCATCATCATTTGCTATTGGATGGTTGGTCTACGTCCCTGGTCTTGCAAGAAGTCTTTGTGGTTTATGAGGCAACTTGTCAGGGTCAAACCTTGCGACTGCCCAAGCCCCGACCGTACCGGGATTACATTGGCTGGCTGCAACAACAGTCTTTACCTGAAGCAGAGACATTCTGGCGGCAAACGCTCAAAGGTTTCACGGCACCCACTCCTTTTGGGGTAGATGTCGATCACTCTACCTCTGCCATCCAGGTTGGGGAATATCACACGTCCCTCGCAAGCGAAACAACCACAGCCTTACAATCGCTGGCACGTCAGCATCAATTGACGCTCAACACCCTAGTTCAAGGAGCTTGGGCATTGCTGCTCAGTCGATATAGTGGCGAGTCGGATGTGGTGTTTGGCACGACGGTTTCAGGTCGCCCGACGACCTTACCAGGGGCTGAAGCGATGGTGGGATTGTTCATTAACACCTTGCCGGTACGAGTACAGGTGCAATCGGATCGATCGCTTCTTCCCTGGCTCCAGCAGTTTCAATCGCAACAGGCAGAAGCACGACAGTACGAATACACGCCGCTTTTCCAGATTCAGCAGTGGAGCGAGATTCCACCCAATTCGCCCTTATTTGAGAGCCTTGTCGTTTTTGAAAACTATCCGATCGATCCAAACGTTGAGCAGGGCAATGCTGACTTAATCGTCAGTCGAGTTCAGGTGTTTGAACAAACGAATTATCCGCTGACGGTGATCGTTCGACCGGGTGCTGCGCTAGAAATTAGCTTGGTTTACGATCGTCACCGTTTTGATGCAGACACGATCGCTCGGATGGCGGGACATCTGCAAACCCTTCTGGAAGGAATGGCAGCAACCCTCGATCGTAGTCTCTGGGAATTGCCTTTACTCACCGCAGCAGAGCAGCATCAGCTTTTGGTGGAGTGGAATCATCCTCAAGGTACGGATTTAGTAACGCATTCTCAAACTGCCTGTCTGCATCACTTGTTTGAGGCACAAGTCGAACGAACTCCGAATGCGATCGCACTGGTCTATGAGGATCAGCAGCTCACCTATCGCGAACTGAACGATCGCGCCAATCAACTCGCCCATTACTTGCAATCGTTAGGAGTTACACCTGATGTTTTGGTGGGGATTTGCCTGGAGCGATCGCTTGAAATGGTCGTGGCGTTGCTTGCCGTTCTCAAAGCAGGAGGGGCATATCTACCTTTAGACCCATCCTATCCACCAGAGCGTTTAGCATTCATGATCGAAGATGCTCAGGTGCCTGTGTTGCTGACGATGGCAGGACAACAGAATCAATTTTCCACTCCAGCAGCCAAGGTGGTTGACCTCGATCGCGATGCTGCTATTCTGAGCCAGCAGAGCATCGAGAATCCAGTCGGCGAAGTCACGCCCGATCACCTCGCGTATGTGATTTATACCTCCGGCTCCACTGGAAAACCCAAAGGTGTATTGATTCACCATGCCAATGTTGTGCGGCTCTTTGCCGCCACTCAGCCCTGGTATCACTTCAACGAGCAAGATGTGTGGACACTCTTTCACTCCTATGCATTCGACTTCTCAGTGTGGGAAATTTGGGGGGCTTTGCTGCATGGTGGGCGACTGGTTGTGGTGCCCTACTGGACGAGTCGATCGCCCGAAGCATTCTATGACTTGTTGTGCCAAGAACGAGTGACGGTACTGAACCAAACGCCTTCCGCCTTCCGTCAACTGATTCAGGTCGAAGACTCCCTCCGTCGTCCGTCTACCCTTTGTCTGCGTCTAGTGATCTTCGGTGGAGAAGCGCTGTCCTATCAAAGCTTGCAGCCCTGGTTTGAGCGACATGGTGATCGATCGCCGCAGTTAGTGAATATGTACGGCATCACCGAAACGACGGTGCATGTGACCTATCACCCACTGACCATGGCAACGCTTGGTGAAACCAGGAGTGTGATTGGCAAACCCATTCCCGACCTTCAGGTGTATCTTCTCGATCACCATCACCAACCTGTACCCGTTGGGGTTCCGGGTGAAATGTACATTGGAGGCGCGGGTCTAGCACGGGGCTATCTCAATCGTCCGGAACTCACTGCCGAGCGCTTCATTCCCCATCCGTTTGACGATGCGCCAAACGCACGACTGTATAAATCGGGTGACTTGGCACGCTATCTGCCGAATGGCGAGATCGAATATCTCGGTCGGATCGACCATCAAGTGAAACTGCGCGGTTTTCGCATTGAACTCGGTGAGATTGAAGCGCTGTTGTGCCAATATCCGCAGGTGAATCAGGCTGTGGTGATCGATCGCGAAGATGTGCCCGGAGATCAACGCCTCGTGGCTTACATCGTTCCTGATTCCACCCTAAACGATGCACAACTCATCGACCTCCGCCATTTTCTGCAAACCAAACTTCCAGACTATATGGTGCCCGCTGCTTTTGTGGTGCTGGACGCCCTGCCTCTGACGGTGAATGGCAAACTCGATCGTCGGGCATTACCGGTTCCCAATGATTCTGCCTTGGCATCAGACGATCGCACTACGGCACCGCGCACACCCGTTGAAGAAATGGTGATGGGCATCTGGGCAAAGGTGTTGGGACTGAATCAGGTAGGACTTCACGACAACTTTTTTGAGTTGGGTGGTCACTCGCTGCTAGCAACTCAGGTGACCTCGCAAGTCCGAGCGGTGTTTCAAGTGGAGCTACCCTTGCGGTGTTTGTTTGAAGCGCCTACGCTCTCTGCATTTGCTAGGGAAATTGAGTTCGCAATTGGTACAGATCGTTCCTTACAGGCTCCGACGATCGATCGAGTCTCCCGATCCGAGCCTCTGCCCCTGTCCTTTGCTCAGCAACGGCTGTGGTTTTTGCAACAGCTTGATCCGAATGACACGTCCTACACCCTACCTGCGGCAGTACGGCTGCAAGGACGGCTTAATATTGCCGCGCTAGCGCAAAGCTTGAGTGCGATCGTGCAGCGTCATGAAATTCTGCGATCGCAGTTTGTCACGATCGCAGGACAACCCACTCAGGTGATTCTCCCAGAAGCCACCGTTCCGTTGATCCCGATAGATTTGCAGTCTCTATCGCCATCGGAACAAGATGCGGAAGTCCAGAGACTGGCTCTTCAAGCAACCCAGCAACCCTTTGATTTGTCCCAGGCTCCACTACTGCGATCGACCTTGCTGCAACTCGCAGAAAACGATTTTGTGCTGCTCCTGACGATGCATCACATTGTTTCGGATGGATGGTCGATCGGCGTGTTCATTCAAGAAATGGTTCAACTCTACACTGCTTTTGCTGAAGAACAAGCCTCGCCACTAGCAGCATTGCCGATTCAGTATGCCGATTTTGCCCTGTGGCAGCGGCAGTGGTTACAGGGAGAGGTTCTAGACGCTCAACTGGCTTACTGGAAACAGCAATTAGCCGGTGATCTGCCGATTCTGGAATTGCCGAGCGATCGTCCTCGTCCTGCGGTTCAGAGCTTCCGGGGCGCAACTCGATCGTTCCAGCTTCCCCGCGATCTATCCACAGCTCTGCAAGCCTTCAGCCAGCAACAGGGCGCGACCCTGTTCATGACCTTGCTGGCAGCGTTTAAGACCCTGCTCTACCGCTACACCCAACAAGCAGACATCTTAGTGGGATCGCCGATCGCAAACCGTAATCGGGCAGAACTCGAAGGATTGATGGGTTGCTTTGTGAACACACTGGTTTTTAGAACGAATCTATCCGGCAATCCGAGCTTTCAGACGGTGTTGAAACGAGTTCGGGAAGTCGCTTTGGGCGCGTATACCCATCAGGACGTGCCGTTTGAGAAGCTAGTCGATGAACTGCAACCCGATCGTGATCTCAGCCATCATCCGCTCTTTCAGGTGATGTTCGTGCTGCAAAACGCTCCGATGCCAGCCCTGGAGCTTCCCGATCTCACTCTCAGCACACTAGATATCGACAGTGGGACGGCTAGCTTTGACTTGACCCTGAGTTTGATGGAAACGCCCACAGGACTCAGCGGCAGTTGTGAATACAACACGGATTTGTTTGAGCCAGAGACGATCGCTCGGATGCTGGAACAGTTCCAAACTCTGCTCGAAAGCATGATTGCGAATCCGAAGCAATCGATTTCGGATCTGCAACTGTTACCAGAATCGGAACTGCACCAGCTTCAGGACTGGGGAACCGGAGAAATCGTAAGCAATGCGTCATCGCCTTTATGCCTGCATCAATTGTTTGAAGCTCAGGTTGAGCAAACACCGGATGCTATTGCCCTGCAATGGAATGATCAACACCTAAGTTATCGGGAACTGAATGATCGTGCCAATCAACTCGCAAGCCATTTGCAGTCTCTAGGAGTTGCGCCTGAAGTGCTGGTTGGAATTTGTGTCGATCGCGCTCCAGAAATGGTGATCGGTATTCTCGGAATTCTGAAAGCGGGAGGCGCTTATGTGCCGATCGATCCGGGCTATCCGCAAGATCGCATTGCTTTCATGCTAGAAGATGCCCAAGTCTCAATCTTGCTGACTCAAGCTCATCTGCTCGACACTCTGCCTGCTTGTCCTGCCACAACGATTTGCCTGGATACTCTCGATACGATCGCGGTACCACTTGCACTTTCTAGCCTTGCATCACCCACGAGTCTTGCCTATGTGATCTACACCTCTGGCTCGACAGGCAAACCCAAAGGTGTACTTGTCGAACATCAAGCCATTTGTAACCGTTTACTGTGGGGGCAAACGGTCTATCAGTTGAATGGGCGCGATCGGGTTTTACAAAAAGCCTCCTTCGGTTTCGATGTGTCGATTTGGGAAATCTTTGGGGCGTTAATTGCTGGAGCAACCCTGGTTCTGGCTCCAGCCGATGTTCCTCAAGATAGTGCAGCACTCGTTCAGTTCATCGCTCAACATCAAATTACGGTTGTAGATTTTGTCCCTTCGTTACTGCAAGTGTTTTTGCAGATGGAAGGCTTAGAAACGGCGTGCCGCAGCCTACGCTACATTACCTGTGGGGGTGAGGCAGTCAGTGCCCAACTGCAAGCACAATGTTTTGCCCGGTTGCCTCATGTGGAACTGCACAATCTCTATGGACCTACTGAAGCCGCGATCGATGCTACTTGGGAAGTTTGCCAACCGACAGATCAACAAACCGTCTCGATTGGTCGCCCGATCGCCAATACGCAGATTTATTTGCTCGATGCCAATCTCAAGCCTGTTCCCATCGGGGTTCCGGGTGAACTCTATATTGGTGGGTTCGGACTGGCTCGCGGCTATCTCAATCGACCGGAGTTAACCGCAGAACGATTCATCCCCAATCCTTTCTGGGGAGATCGAGATCAATCCTCAGCCCGCCTTTACAAAACAGGCGACTTAGCCCGTTGGCGATCGGATGGCAAAATCGAATTCTTGGGACGCATTGACCATCAAGTGAAGATTCGAGGATTTCGGGTTGAACTTGGTGAAGTTGAAGCTGCGCTAGAACAACATCCAGAGATTCAGCAAGCGATCGCAGTGATTCGAGAAGATGCCCCCAATCGCAAGCAACTTGTGGCTTACGTCGTTGCCACGCTTCCCGATGCTGCCCTGGGTTCCCTGCGTTCATTTCTTAAAAACAAGCTGCCGGACTACATGCTTCCTGCCGCCTTTGTGCAGTTGGAATCTCTGCCCCTAACGCCCAATGGTAAGGTGGATCGCCGTCATCTACCCGCCCCCGATCGCACTCATCTCGCAACGAAAACGCCACTGGTTACGGCGAGCCACGCGATCGAGCAGCGGTTGACTGAAATTTGGCAACAAGTTTTGGGCGTTGAGTCGATCGGTATTCATGACAATTTCTTTGAGTTGGGGGGCGACTCCATTCTCAGCATTCAAGTTGTGGCTAGAGCGAATCAGGAAGGCTTACGAATGACACCCAAGCAACTGTTTCAGCATCAAACGATCGCTGAACTTGCTCAGGTTGTCGATACCGAGCAGGCAGTGCAAGCAGAACAGGATGCCGTCAGCGGAGAACTACCGTTAACACCGATTCAGCACTGGTTCTTTGAGCAAGCCCTAGTCAATCCACACCACTACAACCAGGCAACGCTGCTCGAAGTCCCCGCTACTCTAGAGGGAAGCCAAGTTCAACAGATTGTGCAACAGTTACTGATCCATCACGATGCCCTGCGGCTGCGGTTTGAGCAAACCGAATTGGGGATTCGGCAAGTCAATGCACTGCCAGAAGAGACGGTGCCATTCGTTCAGGTCGATTTGTCAGCGATTCCTGAATCAGAGCAAGCTGAGGCAATCACTCAACACTGCGAAGAACTACAAGCTAGCCTCGATTTAACATCCGGTTCGCTCGTACGAGTTGCCCTCTTTAAGCTCGGTGCAAACAAACCGGGACGATTACTTATTCTGATTCATCACTTAGCAGTGGATGGGGTGTCCTGGCGAATTTTGCTAGACGACTTCCAAACTGCCTATGCCCAACTTCAGCAGGGGCAAGCAATTCAGCTTCCGGCAAAAACCACATCGTTTCAGCATTGGTCGCAACGCTTAACGGACTACGGACAGTCAGTGGCAGTGCAGCAGGAGTTGGAGTATTGGTTAGCTGCCCATCAACTGCCTAGTTTTTCTTTGCCGATCGACGATCCGAAGGGCATCAATACGATCGCTTCAGCTAACACAATCACCGTTACGCTCACCGCAGCAGAGACTCAAACGCTTCTGAAAACAGTGCCAGCAATCTACCGCACCCAAATTAACGATCTATTGTTATCGGCATTGGGTCAAACATTTACCCAGTGGACAGGTCATCCACTTCGGGTCGATCTAGAAGGTCACGGGCGAGAGCAACTTTTCTCGGATGTAGACCTGTCTCGCACGGTCGGCTGGTTCACGTCCATCTTCCCGGTGTATCTAGATTTAAGCAATGCAGATGGAATGGAGGATGCCCTGAGAACAGTCAAAGAGCAGCTTCGTCGCATTCCCAATCAAGGAATTGGCTGTGGCGTGTTGCGCTATCTCGCGCCAGCGGAAATTGCTGCACAACTCAGGGATTTGCCACAGGCGGAGGTCTGTTTCAATTACCTAGGGCAGTTTGATACAGCACTCGACGCGACGACCACCTTCAAGCTTGCTAAAGAATCGAGTGGTGCGGTTCACTGTCCCGAAGGAATTCGTCCCTATCTATTAGAAATTGATGGCTTCATTGCTGCCCAACAACTGCATCTGGAATGGAGCTATAGCTCTGCGATTCATCATCCAGCCACGATCGCGCAGTTAGCCGAAGGGTTTATAGAGGCATTGCGATCGATTATTGCTCGCTGCCACTCCCCGGAAGCGGGAAGCTATACCCCTTCTGATTTTGAGGCAGCCAAAATCAGCCAAAAGGACTTTGACAAATTGTTGGCAAAACTCAGCCAAACTGGGAGACATTCTTCATGA